In Salinibacterium sp. ZJ70, one DNA window encodes the following:
- a CDS encoding phytoene/squalene synthase family protein — MTQDSPIARYRATALEASQPVIRRYSSSFSLATALFPRRCRQPISAIYALVRVADEIVDGTAADAGLSLEAQREILDEFEADTERAMSTGFSANLVVQAFADVARATGIGTELTRPFFSSMRRDLDSVGFDEESLREYVYGSAEVVGLMCLRVFQHGQPAPADPKRVEAAACALGSAFQMVNFLRDLADDRERLDRRYLPGLGEKPDADVKNRIVSEITADLQTARAGIGDLPSDCRHAVATATALFGDLLTRIDATPAETLMTTRISVPTSRKLALALRERLALAGRAR, encoded by the coding sequence ATGACGCAGGATTCACCGATCGCCCGGTACCGGGCGACCGCACTCGAGGCGAGCCAGCCTGTCATCCGCCGGTACTCGAGCTCGTTCTCGCTCGCGACCGCACTGTTCCCCCGGCGCTGCCGCCAGCCGATCTCCGCCATCTACGCGCTCGTGCGCGTGGCCGACGAGATCGTCGACGGCACCGCCGCCGATGCCGGGCTCTCGCTCGAGGCGCAGCGCGAGATCCTCGACGAGTTCGAGGCCGACACCGAGCGAGCCATGTCGACCGGCTTCAGCGCCAACCTCGTCGTGCAGGCGTTCGCCGATGTCGCGCGCGCGACGGGCATCGGCACCGAGCTCACGCGCCCCTTCTTCTCCTCCATGCGCCGCGACCTCGACTCCGTCGGGTTCGATGAGGAGAGTCTGCGCGAGTACGTGTACGGCTCCGCGGAGGTCGTGGGGCTGATGTGCCTGCGGGTGTTCCAGCACGGGCAACCCGCCCCCGCCGACCCGAAGCGCGTCGAGGCCGCCGCGTGCGCGCTCGGCTCCGCATTCCAGATGGTCAACTTCCTGCGTGATCTGGCCGACGACCGCGAGCGCCTCGATCGCCGCTACCTGCCGGGGCTCGGCGAGAAGCCGGACGCCGATGTGAAGAACCGCATCGTCTCCGAGATCACCGCCGACCTTCAGACGGCGCGTGCGGGGATCGGCGACCTTCCATCCGACTGCCGCCATGCCGTCGCGACCGCCACAGCGCTCTTCGGCGATCTGCTGACGCGCATCGATGCCACACCCGCGGAGACCCTCATGACCACGCGCATCTCAGTGCCCACGTCGCGCAAGCTCGCTCTCGCCCTGCGTGAGCGGCTCGCCCTCGCGGGACGCGCCCGATGA
- the crtI gene encoding phytoene desaturase family protein: protein MTARSSRTVAVIGGGVGGLATAALLAADGHRVTLFESRDAVGGRAGSWERDGFRFDTGPSWYLMPEVFDHFFRLLGTSADERLRLTQLDPGYRAYFEGEAAPFDLPAGRERARAAFAALDPGAAPAIGRYLDSATEAYRLAVDRFLYSSFESIRPYLDGALARAFPRFVPLLTRTLDTHIARHTRDARLRRLFGYAAVFLGGSPMKVPALYHLMSHLDVEEGVLYPAGGFHEVVRVMADLAREKGAEIRVSSPVERILVDGGVARGVAYRGADGELHTMEADLVVAAADLHHVETQLLGAGERDHDDRFWDRLDMGPGAIIAMLGVRGELPQLAHHTLLLADDWDGAFAAIEGDRLPDTPSLYIGRPSASDPTVAPAGHENLFVLIPSPAQASMARGGVDGDGDAGIETYVDRAIDQIARWADIPDLAERVVVRRTFTSGDLSGDYNILRGSMLGPSHTLQQSAFWRAGNRSKRVKNLLFAGSSTIPGIGVPMCLISAELVLKRLRGDRTAGPIPVEGA from the coding sequence ATGACGGCGCGGTCATCGCGCACGGTCGCCGTGATCGGAGGTGGAGTGGGCGGTCTCGCGACCGCGGCACTGCTCGCCGCCGACGGGCATCGTGTGACGCTCTTCGAGTCGAGGGATGCCGTGGGCGGCCGAGCGGGAAGCTGGGAGCGCGACGGCTTCCGCTTCGACACGGGCCCGTCCTGGTACCTCATGCCCGAGGTGTTCGACCACTTCTTCCGGCTGCTCGGCACGAGCGCCGACGAGCGCCTCCGCCTCACCCAGCTCGACCCGGGGTACCGCGCGTACTTCGAAGGGGAGGCGGCTCCGTTCGACCTGCCTGCGGGGCGCGAGCGGGCCCGAGCGGCGTTCGCCGCGCTCGACCCGGGTGCCGCCCCCGCGATCGGCCGCTACCTCGACTCGGCGACCGAGGCGTACCGTCTCGCGGTCGATCGGTTCCTCTACTCGAGCTTCGAGTCGATCCGCCCCTACCTCGACGGGGCGCTCGCGCGGGCATTCCCGCGCTTCGTGCCGCTGCTCACCCGCACGCTCGACACGCACATCGCCCGTCACACGCGCGATGCGCGCCTGCGACGGCTGTTCGGCTATGCGGCGGTGTTCCTGGGCGGCTCGCCCATGAAGGTGCCTGCGCTCTACCACCTCATGAGCCACCTCGATGTGGAAGAGGGCGTGCTGTACCCGGCGGGCGGCTTCCACGAGGTCGTGCGCGTGATGGCCGACCTCGCGCGCGAGAAGGGTGCCGAGATCCGCGTCTCCTCCCCTGTCGAGCGCATCCTCGTCGACGGCGGGGTCGCCCGCGGGGTCGCGTACCGGGGTGCCGACGGCGAGCTGCACACGATGGAGGCCGACCTCGTGGTCGCGGCAGCCGACCTGCACCACGTCGAGACGCAGCTGCTGGGCGCCGGCGAGCGCGACCACGACGACCGCTTCTGGGACCGCCTCGACATGGGCCCCGGCGCGATCATCGCGATGCTCGGTGTGCGCGGCGAGCTGCCGCAGCTCGCCCACCACACGCTGCTGCTCGCCGATGACTGGGATGGCGCATTCGCCGCCATCGAGGGCGACCGTCTGCCCGACACCCCCTCGCTCTACATCGGCCGCCCGAGCGCGAGCGACCCCACGGTGGCGCCTGCGGGCCACGAGAACCTCTTCGTGCTCATCCCCTCTCCCGCGCAGGCCTCGATGGCGCGCGGCGGTGTCGACGGGGATGGCGACGCCGGCATCGAGACCTACGTGGATCGGGCGATCGACCAGATCGCGCGATGGGCCGACATCCCGGATCTCGCGGAGCGCGTGGTCGTGCGCCGCACGTTCACCTCGGGCGACCTCTCGGGCGACTACAACATCCTGCGCGGAAGCATGCTGGGCCCCTCCCACACGCTGCAGCAGAGCGCCTTCTGGCGGGCGGGCAACCGCTCGAAGCGTGTGAAGAACCTGCTCTTCGCGGGCTCCAGCACCATCCCGGGAATCGGCGTGCCGATGTGCCTCATCAGCGCGGAGCTGGTGCTCAAGCGCCTGCGCGGCGACCGCACTGCTGGCCCGATTCCGGTGGAGGGGGCCTGA
- a CDS encoding lycopene cyclase domain-containing protein produces the protein MGLYLGALLFSLGGMLLLDWRHKLFLWRAPARALLTLAAGLALMLAADAVGIAYGIFAIGETPYLTGIVLAPELPLEEPLFLLFLCQLTMVLVTGTERVFAWRARRSAEASSAR, from the coding sequence ATGGGCCTGTATCTGGGCGCCCTGCTCTTCTCGCTCGGCGGCATGCTGCTGCTCGACTGGCGGCACAAGCTGTTCCTGTGGCGGGCGCCCGCGCGGGCGCTCCTCACCCTCGCCGCTGGCCTCGCGCTGATGCTCGCCGCGGATGCCGTGGGCATCGCCTACGGGATCTTCGCGATCGGCGAGACGCCGTACCTCACCGGCATCGTGCTCGCCCCCGAGCTGCCGCTCGAGGAGCCGCTGTTCCTGCTGTTCCTGTGCCAGCTCACGATGGTGCTCGTGACCGGCACCGAGCGTGTCTTCGCCTGGCGAGCACGTCGTTCCGCGGAAGCGAGCTCGGCCCGATGA
- a CDS encoding lycopene cyclase domain-containing protein: MIAPYPVLAVAIIVIALVIRLVLGARAARLGHPIPVLPTVVATAILLLLTIIFDNLMIAAGLMRYSPDEISGLLIGLVPIEDLSYPVAVAILMPALWHQPRKAAHE; encoded by the coding sequence ATGATCGCGCCCTATCCCGTGCTCGCGGTCGCGATCATCGTCATCGCGCTCGTCATCCGTCTGGTCCTCGGCGCACGTGCCGCGCGACTCGGGCATCCGATCCCCGTGCTGCCCACGGTGGTCGCCACCGCGATCCTGCTGCTGCTCACGATCATCTTCGACAACCTGATGATCGCGGCGGGGCTCATGCGCTACTCGCCCGACGAGATCTCCGGACTGCTGATCGGACTCGTGCCGATCGAGGACCTCTCGTACCCTGTGGCTGTGGCGATCCTCATGCCTGCCCTCTGGCACCAGCCCCGCAAGGCCGCCCATGAGTGA
- a CDS encoding prenyltransferase, which yields MSERRTPFVARLFVASRPLSWINTAYPFAVAVLASGGSIDAAWVIGTLFFLIPYNLLMYGINDVFDYASDLANPRKGGVEGALLPAETHRAVLWWSVLLPVPFVVALVALGSPLSWLVLAIVLFFVVAYSAPGLRFKERPVLDSLTSAMHFVGPAAYGLSLTGHPLDVPITAMLVAFTLWGMASHAFGAVQDIVPDREGGIASVATVLGARWTVRGAIIAWVCAGLLMLLVPFPGSLAALFAIPYVWLAWPYRNVSDADSWRANGGWRRFLAANYAVGFGVTMLFIWWALAR from the coding sequence ATGAGTGAGCGCCGCACGCCGTTCGTGGCGCGGCTCTTCGTCGCGTCGCGCCCCCTCAGCTGGATCAACACCGCCTACCCCTTCGCGGTGGCGGTGCTCGCGTCGGGCGGCTCGATCGACGCCGCGTGGGTCATCGGCACGCTCTTCTTCCTCATTCCGTACAACCTGCTCATGTACGGCATCAACGACGTGTTCGACTACGCCTCCGATCTCGCCAACCCCCGAAAGGGCGGTGTGGAGGGCGCGCTGCTGCCCGCCGAGACGCACCGCGCGGTGCTGTGGTGGTCGGTGCTGCTGCCGGTGCCGTTCGTGGTGGCGCTCGTGGCGCTCGGTTCGCCGCTGTCGTGGCTCGTTCTCGCGATCGTGCTGTTCTTCGTGGTGGCGTATTCAGCTCCCGGGCTGCGCTTCAAGGAGCGCCCCGTGCTCGATTCGCTCACCTCGGCGATGCACTTCGTGGGGCCGGCGGCGTACGGCCTCTCGCTCACCGGGCATCCGCTGGATGTGCCGATCACGGCGATGCTCGTCGCGTTCACCCTGTGGGGCATGGCGTCGCACGCGTTCGGCGCGGTGCAGGACATCGTGCCGGATCGCGAAGGTGGGATCGCGTCGGTTGCGACCGTGCTCGGCGCCCGCTGGACGGTGCGCGGCGCGATCATCGCGTGGGTGTGCGCGGGGCTGCTCATGCTGCTCGTGCCGTTCCCCGGCAGCCTCGCAGCGCTCTTCGCGATCCCGTACGTGTGGCTCGCCTGGCCCTACCGCAACGTGTCGGACGCCGATTCGTGGCGTGCGAACGGCGGCTGGCGGCGCTTCCTCGCGGCCAACTACGCCGTCGGCTTCGGCGTGACGATGCTCTTCATCTGGTGGGCGCTCGCGCGGTGA
- a CDS encoding putative F420-0 ABC transporter substrate-binding protein, which produces MARRLALLALLPALALAGCSSADAAAPSPTPEPDRYPLTIQNCDRDTVITAPPERVIAIKSTSLEMMLALGLADRVAGTAYLDGPVPEQWAEAAEGIPSLADKMPTPETVLDVAPDLIYSGWESAFTAESAGTRDELSALGVASYVQPAACQSAGAPETLDFDEVFREIDQAGAIFGVPERAAELIAEQRAQLAELTPVTSAPTALWWSSAIDIPFVGAGSGAPAMVMDTVGLTNIAGDIDATWTPVGWETIIAANPDVIVVVDSLRNPASGKIDYLRSNPATSTLDAVVHERFVIVPFAAGEAGVRSVDTAQSVLAQLAELGIR; this is translated from the coding sequence ATGGCTCGCCGACTCGCTCTCCTCGCTCTTCTCCCCGCTCTCGCTCTCGCCGGCTGTTCGAGCGCCGATGCGGCGGCGCCCTCCCCGACGCCGGAACCCGACCGGTATCCGCTCACGATCCAGAACTGCGACCGCGACACCGTCATCACGGCCCCGCCCGAGCGGGTCATCGCGATCAAGTCGACCTCGCTCGAGATGATGCTCGCGCTGGGTCTCGCCGACCGTGTGGCGGGCACCGCCTACCTCGACGGACCGGTGCCCGAGCAGTGGGCGGAGGCCGCCGAGGGCATCCCGTCGCTCGCCGACAAGATGCCGACCCCCGAGACGGTGCTCGACGTCGCCCCCGACCTCATCTACTCCGGCTGGGAATCGGCGTTCACCGCGGAATCGGCGGGCACACGCGACGAGCTCTCGGCGCTCGGAGTCGCAAGCTACGTGCAGCCGGCTGCCTGCCAGAGCGCGGGCGCGCCGGAGACCCTCGACTTCGACGAGGTCTTCCGCGAGATCGACCAGGCGGGCGCGATCTTCGGAGTCCCCGAGCGCGCCGCCGAGCTCATCGCCGAGCAGCGCGCGCAGCTCGCCGAACTCACCCCGGTGACGAGCGCGCCGACGGCCCTCTGGTGGTCGTCTGCGATCGACATCCCGTTCGTCGGAGCCGGATCGGGTGCGCCCGCGATGGTGATGGACACGGTGGGGCTCACCAACATCGCGGGTGACATCGACGCCACCTGGACCCCGGTCGGCTGGGAGACGATCATCGCCGCGAACCCCGATGTGATCGTCGTGGTCGACTCACTGCGCAACCCCGCCTCCGGCAAGATCGACTACCTTCGCAGCAACCCCGCCACGTCGACCCTCGACGCGGTCGTGCACGAGCGGTTCGTCATCGTGCCGTTCGCTGCCGGCGAGGCGGGTGTGCGCAGCGTCGACACCGCGCAGAGCGTCCTCGCGCAGCTGGCGGAGCTGGGGATCAGGTGA
- a CDS encoding putative F420-0 ABC transporter permease subunit: protein MSRAVVAAIGLTAALVASITVAVTFGAADISVADVWGSIWSHATGTASPLSPVRDGIVWQLRLPRVLTAAAVGAGLALVGAVMQAVTRNQLADPYLLGLSGGASFGAASVLLLGAAVLLPVAAFAGAMVALIATLTLASAFGPLTPTRTVLAGVAVSSFATALTSFAIFWNASGDSYREILGWLLGSLAAARWPDALLALVAVAVIGIPLMLSGRTLDAFAFGDRSAAALGVPVAGVRWILLGASALLTGALVAVSGAIGFIGLVLPHAVRLLTGPGNRALLPLSALAGAVFLVWADTIARTAFEPRELPVGIITALIGAPVFAALLMRRRSQA, encoded by the coding sequence GTGAGCCGTGCCGTCGTCGCTGCGATCGGTCTGACGGCCGCGCTCGTCGCGTCGATCACCGTCGCGGTGACGTTCGGTGCCGCCGACATCTCGGTCGCGGACGTGTGGGGCTCGATCTGGTCGCACGCAACCGGAACCGCCTCGCCGCTCTCGCCGGTGCGCGACGGCATCGTGTGGCAGCTGCGGCTGCCGCGGGTGCTCACGGCTGCCGCTGTCGGCGCGGGGCTCGCGCTCGTCGGCGCCGTGATGCAGGCGGTCACGCGCAACCAGCTCGCCGACCCGTACCTTCTCGGACTCTCGGGCGGTGCCTCCTTCGGGGCGGCGTCGGTGCTGCTGCTCGGAGCGGCCGTGCTGCTGCCGGTCGCGGCCTTCGCGGGCGCGATGGTCGCGCTCATCGCGACGCTCACGCTCGCGAGCGCATTCGGTCCGCTCACCCCCACCCGCACCGTGCTCGCCGGTGTCGCGGTGTCGAGCTTCGCGACGGCGCTCACGAGCTTCGCGATCTTCTGGAACGCGAGCGGCGACTCCTACCGCGAGATCCTCGGATGGCTGCTCGGCTCCCTCGCCGCGGCTCGCTGGCCCGACGCTCTGCTCGCGCTCGTCGCGGTGGCCGTGATCGGCATCCCGCTGATGCTGTCGGGGCGCACGCTCGACGCGTTCGCGTTCGGCGACCGGTCGGCCGCGGCTCTCGGCGTGCCCGTCGCGGGTGTGCGCTGGATCCTGCTCGGCGCAAGCGCGCTGCTCACCGGTGCGCTCGTCGCGGTGAGCGGCGCGATCGGCTTCATCGGCCTCGTGCTCCCCCACGCCGTGCGCCTGCTCACCGGGCCCGGCAACCGGGCGCTGCTGCCCCTGTCAGCGCTCGCGGGTGCGGTGTTCCTGGTGTGGGCCGACACGATCGCCCGCACCGCTTTCGAGCCGCGCGAGCTGCCCGTCGGCATCATCACCGCGCTCATCGGCGCTCCCGTGTTCGCGGCCCTGCTCATGCGCCGCCGGAGCCAGGCATGA
- a CDS encoding ABC transporter ATP-binding protein: MIAERGAVEVRDVTVRIGASTLVDRVSFDAQIGGFTALVGPNGAGKSTLLRAVAGVEHRESGFVVLDGIDLLSLPRRVRARLLALVEQDSVTELPLIARDVVRLGRTPHESLIGGGDPEGHAAVEDAIRRSGSEPLAARDVTTLSGGERQRVMLARALAQQPRVLLLDEPTNHLDLAAQLDVVRVIRDITSLGVTVIAAIHDLSLAAAHADAVVVLSNGAVAGHGATEATLTPPLIRDVFGVAAEWTRNPLTGRPLLAVAPADD, encoded by the coding sequence ATGATCGCCGAGCGGGGGGCCGTCGAGGTTCGCGACGTCACGGTGCGGATCGGCGCCTCGACGCTCGTGGACCGGGTGTCCTTCGATGCTCAGATCGGCGGATTCACGGCGCTCGTCGGCCCGAATGGCGCCGGAAAGTCCACCCTTCTTCGCGCTGTCGCCGGGGTCGAGCATCGTGAATCCGGGTTCGTCGTGCTCGACGGGATCGACCTGCTCTCCCTCCCCCGGCGTGTGCGCGCACGGCTCCTGGCTCTCGTCGAGCAGGACTCCGTCACCGAGCTGCCGCTCATCGCTCGCGACGTGGTGCGGCTCGGCCGCACCCCGCATGAGTCGCTCATCGGCGGCGGCGATCCCGAGGGGCACGCCGCCGTCGAGGATGCGATCCGGCGTTCCGGATCCGAGCCCCTCGCTGCGCGCGACGTGACGACGCTCTCGGGAGGCGAACGCCAGCGCGTCATGCTCGCGCGCGCGCTCGCCCAGCAGCCGCGCGTGCTGCTGCTCGACGAGCCGACCAACCATCTCGATCTCGCCGCGCAGCTCGACGTGGTGCGCGTCATCCGCGACATCACCTCGCTCGGTGTCACCGTGATCGCCGCGATCCACGATCTCAGCCTCGCGGCCGCTCACGCCGACGCGGTCGTCGTGCTCTCGAACGGCGCCGTCGCCGGGCACGGGGCCACGGAGGCCACGCTCACCCCGCCGCTCATCCGCGATGTGTTCGGCGTCGCCGCCGAGTGGACCCGCAACCCGCTCACCGGGCGTCCGCTGCTCGCCGTCGCCCCCGCTGACGACTGA
- a CDS encoding DUF3488 and transglutaminase-like domain-containing protein: MVLADVRPNAVAPAPRDRGAPEARRPRVSRTRRTQVLLVQALLMSALASLHVVIGDISWWLLGSVAAAAMLTTTTWVRSRARRAGWPSIVGFGVGIALLTGLYAPGTAILGLIPTFDTVGALAGVLRSGMQSIAEQSAPASPTPGIVMLLVIVMLTSAWFSDVFLAASTPALVALPVGAILLVPVAVRPGLADPLWFIVTAVLYLALLRVGRRADSRRIVGLLGIVAIGGALVAPAVMPDVRDPRGGGGIDGYRTGVNPLVSLGDDLRRGAPMSLLSYTTDATGPVYLRLATMESFFGNVWEPTATRGLGGGDLSAIGPPPGLAADVAADPATVVVEVGSYTSRWIPAPYPAVSVTGFDGDAEWLRDTLAMRSTDSSISAQTYSVDFLEVDPTGEQLVRGGSLDVSEQTLELPELPANIVATANEVAGAARTPFEKAVALQSYLRGSPFRYSEETPVEQDFDGTSVEAISAFLEVKAGYCVHYASAMAVMARELGIPSRLAVGFQPGAAQTVDGETVHTLTTDDLHAWPELFIEGVGWMRFEPTPGRGSVPAFESTPVDDPATPEDESVVEATAAPAPTSTPGARPLDDDTAEDPAAVVESSSSAVAWIVAVALAVLVAVPSLFRVAVRAGRVRRIRRGEAAADAAWSELRDTARDHGWSAPESETPRVFVERLVEAIDDSDGVLREFRASVESSAFAQHPAPLTVDALRDARRVIAESTPLRGRVAALLLPASLVYRWKPDD; this comes from the coding sequence ATGGTGCTCGCTGACGTCCGCCCGAACGCGGTCGCACCGGCGCCGCGAGATCGCGGGGCACCCGAGGCGCGCCGACCGCGGGTGTCGCGCACGCGCCGCACGCAGGTGCTCCTCGTGCAGGCGCTCCTCATGTCGGCGCTCGCGAGCCTGCATGTGGTGATCGGCGACATCTCGTGGTGGCTTCTCGGCTCGGTCGCGGCAGCGGCGATGCTCACGACGACCACGTGGGTGCGCTCGCGTGCGCGGCGCGCAGGGTGGCCGTCGATCGTCGGCTTCGGGGTCGGGATCGCGCTGCTGACGGGACTGTACGCGCCCGGCACCGCGATCCTCGGACTCATCCCCACGTTCGACACGGTCGGCGCGCTCGCAGGCGTCCTGCGATCCGGCATGCAGTCGATCGCCGAGCAGTCGGCACCGGCCTCGCCCACCCCGGGCATCGTGATGCTCCTCGTCATCGTGATGCTCACGTCGGCGTGGTTCTCGGACGTCTTCCTCGCCGCCTCGACGCCGGCGCTCGTGGCGCTGCCGGTCGGCGCGATTCTGCTGGTGCCGGTCGCGGTGCGACCGGGTCTCGCCGACCCGCTGTGGTTCATCGTGACGGCGGTGCTCTACCTCGCGCTGCTGCGGGTGGGCCGACGCGCCGACAGCCGGCGCATCGTGGGGCTGCTCGGCATCGTGGCGATCGGCGGCGCACTCGTGGCCCCCGCGGTGATGCCGGATGTGCGCGACCCGCGCGGAGGGGGCGGGATCGACGGGTACCGCACCGGGGTGAACCCGCTCGTGTCGCTCGGCGATGATCTGCGGCGGGGCGCGCCGATGAGTCTGCTGAGCTACACGACGGATGCGACCGGGCCCGTGTACCTGCGCTTGGCCACGATGGAGAGCTTCTTCGGCAACGTGTGGGAGCCCACGGCGACGAGGGGTCTAGGCGGAGGCGACCTCAGTGCGATCGGCCCACCGCCGGGTCTCGCCGCGGATGTCGCCGCCGACCCCGCGACGGTCGTGGTCGAGGTCGGCTCGTACACGAGTCGATGGATTCCGGCGCCGTACCCCGCTGTCTCGGTGACCGGCTTCGACGGAGATGCGGAGTGGCTCCGCGACACACTCGCGATGCGCTCCACCGATTCGAGCATCAGCGCGCAGACCTACTCGGTCGACTTCCTGGAGGTGGATCCGACGGGCGAGCAGCTGGTGCGCGGCGGGTCGCTCGACGTGTCGGAGCAGACGCTCGAACTTCCGGAGCTTCCGGCGAACATCGTCGCGACGGCCAACGAGGTGGCGGGCGCGGCCCGCACGCCGTTCGAGAAGGCGGTCGCGTTGCAGAGCTATCTGCGCGGATCGCCGTTCCGGTATTCGGAGGAGACGCCCGTCGAGCAGGATTTCGACGGCACGAGCGTCGAAGCGATCTCCGCTTTCCTCGAGGTGAAGGCGGGCTACTGCGTGCACTACGCGTCCGCGATGGCGGTGATGGCTCGCGAGCTGGGGATCCCGTCGCGTCTCGCGGTCGGGTTCCAGCCGGGCGCAGCGCAGACAGTCGACGGGGAGACCGTCCACACCCTCACGACCGACGACCTGCACGCGTGGCCGGAGCTGTTCATCGAGGGCGTCGGATGGATGCGGTTCGAGCCGACTCCGGGTCGCGGTTCGGTGCCCGCCTTCGAATCGACGCCGGTGGACGACCCTGCAACTCCCGAAGACGAGAGCGTCGTGGAGGCGACCGCGGCCCCCGCGCCGACCTCCACCCCGGGAGCTCGCCCGCTGGATGACGACACCGCCGAGGATCCGGCGGCCGTGGTGGAGTCGAGCAGCTCGGCGGTCGCATGGATCGTCGCGGTTGCGCTCGCGGTGCTCGTCGCGGTGCCGTCGCTGTTCCGCGTCGCGGTGCGCGCCGGTCGCGTGCGCCGCATCCGGCGCGGTGAGGCTGCCGCGGATGCGGCGTGGAGCGAGTTGCGCGACACGGCCCGAGATCACGGCTGGTCTGCGCCCGAATCCGAGACGCCTCGAGTGTTCGTGGAGCGTCTCGTGGAGGCGATCGACGACTCGGATGGCGTGCTGCGCGAGTTCCGGGCGAGCGTCGAGTCGTCGGCGTTCGCGCAGCATCCGGCCCCGCTCACGGTGGACGCCCTGCGGGATGCACGCCGGGTGATCGCGGAGTCGACCCCCCTGCGCGGGCGGGTCGCCGCGCTGCTGCTGCCCGCGTCGCTCGTGTATCGCTGGAAGCCCGACGACTGA
- a CDS encoding DUF58 domain-containing protein: protein MASADSPSTLRRVRYLRVSLRGWVTAIAGVACAAAGYAWGRPELVVAGAFAVLLALGGLAVGWLRRPTLEVVRLFSPPVVAVASPCHVTLRVRNSGMVTTPTFLWNDAIPWHEVQTPQELAPLPSRPASRRVGAIEYVAHPPRRGVFAVGPLVLESGDPFGMVRVHEAVGSADRLTVVPAVTPLAAGGPVLIDGDGSAQLVQRRVVGSDDDLSTREYRRGDALRRVHWRASARHGELMVRQEEHRSHPDARIIIDTRASGHPDAEPDLITEPPGLLSESFEWSVRMLASLAVHLDEVGFRVGVAESAPQQVAPVGEPWEGGQRFEAFLTSLASIRLQSADAPLPPLDADAVGPTFAVLADADDEVIDWVLRQRRPGQAGAVFLLGLRLSARERFVDAGWTCIDAMTDDDIGDVWRSATNGAGVAHGAR, encoded by the coding sequence GTGGCTTCCGCAGATTCGCCCAGCACGTTGCGTCGTGTGCGTTACCTGCGGGTGAGCCTGCGCGGCTGGGTGACAGCGATCGCCGGGGTGGCGTGCGCCGCCGCCGGGTATGCCTGGGGGCGCCCCGAACTCGTCGTCGCCGGCGCTTTCGCGGTGCTGCTCGCGCTCGGCGGGCTCGCGGTGGGATGGCTTCGGCGGCCCACCCTCGAGGTCGTGCGCCTGTTCTCGCCGCCCGTCGTCGCTGTCGCATCGCCGTGCCACGTGACGCTGCGCGTGCGCAACTCCGGCATGGTGACGACGCCCACCTTCCTGTGGAACGACGCGATCCCGTGGCACGAGGTGCAGACTCCTCAGGAGCTCGCGCCGCTGCCCTCGCGCCCCGCCTCACGGCGCGTGGGCGCGATCGAGTACGTCGCGCATCCGCCGCGTCGCGGAGTGTTCGCGGTCGGCCCACTCGTGCTGGAGTCGGGCGACCCGTTCGGGATGGTGCGCGTTCATGAGGCGGTGGGGTCGGCGGATCGGCTGACGGTCGTACCGGCGGTCACCCCGCTCGCGGCGGGCGGCCCCGTGCTCATCGACGGCGACGGGAGCGCGCAGCTCGTGCAACGCCGTGTGGTGGGCAGCGATGACGACCTGTCGACCCGCGAGTACCGCCGCGGCGACGCCCTGCGGCGCGTGCACTGGCGAGCCTCGGCGCGTCACGGCGAGCTCATGGTGCGCCAGGAGGAGCACCGCAGCCACCCCGACGCCCGCATCATCATCGACACCCGCGCGAGCGGTCATCCGGATGCCGAGCCCGATCTGATCACCGAACCGCCAGGCCTTCTGAGCGAGTCGTTCGAATGGTCGGTGCGGATGCTCGCCTCGCTCGCGGTGCACCTCGACGAGGTCGGCTTCCGGGTGGGTGTGGCCGAGTCCGCACCGCAGCAGGTCGCGCCCGTGGGGGAGCCGTGGGAGGGCGGGCAGCGCTTCGAGGCGTTCCTCACGAGCCTCGCCTCGATCCGGCTGCAGAGCGCCGATGCGCCTCTGCCTCCCCTCGACGCGGACGCCGTGGGTCCCACGTTCGCGGTGCTCGCGGATGCCGACGATGAGGTCATCGACTGGGTGCTGCGGCAGCGGCGCCCCGGCCAGGCGGGTGCGGTGTTCCTTCTGGGGCTGCGTCTCTCCGCTCGTGAGCGCTTCGTCGACGCGGGGTGGACCTGCATCGACGCGATGACGGATGACGACATCGGCGATGTGTGGCGCTCGGCCACGAACGGAGCGGGGGTTGCGCATGGTGCTCGCTGA